A portion of the Malassezia japonica chromosome 3, complete sequence genome contains these proteins:
- the wos2 gene encoding p23 chaperone protein wos2 (COG:O; BUSCO:EOG09265BE5; EggNog:ENOG503P2NF), whose amino-acid sequence MSTPTAPEIRWAQRSSATEAEKYVLTPQNVVLLTINVPNLEEGDKTKLEINPGHLHFSADVEDDASKGIKGQKYLFDLDFFEDIEPAHTKKSHTAKGIYLVLRKAKVDEEYWPRLTKDKVRLHNVKTDFDKWVDQDEQDEKPDLDMGGMGGMPDMGGMGGGMGGGGMGGLDMQQLMAQMGGGGMGGGMPDLSALQGEGDEGDEGEEEAEEANAE is encoded by the exons ATGTCGACTCCTACTGCTCCTGAAATCCGgtgggcgcagcgcagctcTGCCACTGAGGCTGAGAAG TATGTGCTTACACCTCAGAACGTTGTTCTGTTGACCATCAATGTCCCCAACCTCGAGGAGGGTGACAAGACCAAGCTCGAAATTAACCCGGGCCACCTGCACTTTTCGGCGGacgtcgaggacgacgcCTCGAAGGGTATCAAGGGCCAAAAGTACCTCTTTGACCTCGACTTTTTCGAGGACATTGAGCCCGCGCACACCAAAAAGTCGCACACGGCCAAGGGCATTTACCTTgtcctgcgcaaggccaAGGTCGATGAGGAGTACTGGCCTCGTCTGACCAAGGACAAGGTCCGTCTGCACAACGTCAAGACCGACTTTGACAAGTGGGTCGACCAGGACGAGCAGGATGAGAAGCCCGACCTGGACatgggcggcatgggcggcatgccggacatgggcggcatgggcggcggcatgggcggcggtggcATGGGCGGCCTCGACATGCAGCAGCTCATGGCCCAGatgggcggcggtggcATGGGCGGTGGCATGCCGGACTTGAGCGCTCTCCAGGGTGAGGGTGACGAAGGCGACGaaggcgaggaggaggccgaggaggccaACGCCGAGTAA